The proteins below are encoded in one region of Sphingobacterium sp. R2:
- the trpB gene encoding tryptophan synthase subunit beta, whose amino-acid sequence MSIYQVNEKGYYGPFGGAYIPEMLYPNVKELREEYLKIIEEESFQEEFNQLLRDYVGRPSPLYHAKRLSQKYGNTIYLKREDLNHTGAHKINNTIGQILLAERLGKKRIIAETGAGQHGVATATVCALKGIQCAVYMGEVDIQRQAPNVARMKMMGAEVIPATSGSKTLKDATNEALRDWINNPVDTHYIIGSVVGPHPYPDMVARFQSIISEETKKQLLTKTGRENPDIVLACVGGGSNAAGMFYHYLDEESVQLYAVEAAGHGVDSGESAATTALGKEGVLHGSRSLLMQTADGQVIEPYSISAGLDYPGIGPQHAWLFKSGRGSYVSVTDDEAMRAGLELTRLEGIIPAIESAHALAYLEKIPFKGDETVVICLSGRGDKDLDNYMKYFDF is encoded by the coding sequence ATGAGTATATATCAAGTCAATGAAAAAGGATATTATGGTCCCTTTGGAGGAGCCTATATCCCTGAGATGCTCTATCCAAATGTGAAAGAGCTACGTGAAGAATATCTCAAAATTATCGAAGAAGAGAGCTTTCAGGAGGAATTTAACCAACTGCTAAGAGATTATGTCGGACGCCCTTCTCCGTTATATCATGCCAAGCGTCTTTCTCAAAAATATGGAAATACGATTTACTTAAAACGGGAGGATCTAAACCATACCGGAGCGCATAAAATCAACAATACCATTGGCCAAATTCTATTAGCGGAACGCCTGGGTAAAAAGCGCATCATCGCGGAGACAGGCGCAGGACAGCATGGCGTTGCCACAGCTACCGTTTGTGCGCTGAAAGGGATACAATGTGCAGTGTACATGGGAGAAGTTGATATTCAGCGTCAAGCTCCAAATGTAGCACGGATGAAAATGATGGGTGCCGAAGTTATTCCTGCGACATCGGGCTCCAAAACACTAAAGGATGCCACCAATGAAGCGTTAAGGGATTGGATCAACAACCCTGTCGACACCCATTATATCATTGGGTCGGTTGTGGGACCACACCCTTATCCCGATATGGTTGCTCGCTTTCAGTCAATTATTTCTGAAGAAACTAAAAAACAGCTCTTGACAAAAACAGGAAGAGAAAATCCAGATATCGTATTGGCTTGTGTTGGAGGAGGCTCCAATGCGGCAGGGATGTTCTATCATTACTTAGATGAAGAATCGGTTCAATTGTATGCCGTAGAGGCCGCAGGTCACGGTGTTGATTCAGGCGAATCCGCAGCTACAACAGCGTTAGGAAAAGAAGGAGTCTTGCATGGAAGTCGCTCCCTCCTCATGCAGACAGCAGATGGTCAGGTCATAGAACCGTATTCCATATCCGCTGGGCTCGACTATCCCGGAATTGGTCCGCAGCACGCCTGGTTATTCAAATCCGGTAGAGGTAGCTACGTCAGTGTAACTGATGACGAAGCCATGCGTGCCGGTCTTGAACTTACACGTTTAGAAGGTATCATACCGGCTATTGAAAGTGCCCATGCGCTTGCTTATTTAGAGAAAATTCCTTTTAAAGGTGATGAGACCGTCGTTATCTGTCTTTCTGGCCGAGGCGATAAGGATCTGGATAATTATATGAAATACTTTGATTTTTAA
- a CDS encoding phosphoribosylanthranilate isomerase produces the protein MAVKVKVCGMKYPDNIAAVASLGVDYMGFIFYDQSKRYVGENSSIYVRELENLNKVGVFVNASLSEILIKKTEFKLNAIQLHGDESVEFCRELKEKSKATIVKAFGVDQDFDWKALDSYANTIDYFLFDTKSSSYGGTGLQFDWSLLDQYKLTTPYFLSGGLDPENIKTALERNDPRLYALDLNSKFEVEPGLKDIELLSQSINTIKK, from the coding sequence ATGGCGGTCAAAGTAAAAGTTTGTGGTATGAAATATCCCGATAATATAGCGGCTGTTGCTTCTCTGGGAGTGGACTATATGGGATTTATATTTTATGATCAATCCAAACGTTACGTTGGCGAAAACTCTTCAATATATGTAAGAGAGCTTGAGAACCTAAACAAGGTTGGAGTTTTCGTCAATGCAAGTCTCTCAGAAATCCTTATTAAAAAAACTGAATTTAAATTAAATGCAATTCAGCTACATGGAGACGAATCTGTAGAATTCTGCCGCGAATTGAAAGAAAAATCAAAAGCGACGATCGTCAAAGCTTTCGGAGTTGATCAAGATTTTGATTGGAAAGCTTTAGATTCTTACGCTAATACTATAGATTACTTTTTATTTGATACGAAAAGCAGTTCTTACGGCGGTACAGGATTACAATTTGACTGGTCCCTCCTGGACCAATACAAACTTACTACCCCCTATTTTCTTAGCGGTGGTTTGGATCCCGAAAATATTAAAACAGCGCTAGAAAGAAATGATCCACGGCTATATGCATTGGATTTAAATTCAAAATTTGAAGTAGAACCCGGCTTAAAAGATATTGAGCTATTAAGCCAAAGTATAAATACTATTAAAAAATGA
- the trpD gene encoding anthranilate phosphoribosyltransferase, producing MKEILAHLFEYKTFSRQEAYEILTNIAMGKYDSHQIAAFMTAYGMRSIRVEELGGFRDAMYDLCLKLDFNGYDLIDLCGTGGDGKNTFNISTIASFITAGAGYHVAKHGNIGVSSSCGSSNVMEYLGYQFSNDKSELLRQLDEANICFLHAPLFHPAMKTVAPIRRALGVKTFFNMLGPLTNPSNPRFQSVGVFSLELARLYGYLYQNTNKQYSIIHALDGYDEISMTGDFKVINNQGENYYSMEELGFTPVSAQELTGGETIADAARTFLSILNNQGTDVQNNVVLTNAAFAIKTFKPEKTFGDCFYEAESSLMEGKALRSFQKIIKK from the coding sequence ATGAAAGAAATTTTAGCGCATTTATTTGAATACAAGACATTTTCTCGGCAAGAAGCCTACGAGATTCTAACCAATATTGCCATGGGCAAATATGACAGTCACCAAATTGCGGCATTTATGACTGCTTATGGTATGCGCAGTATTCGCGTTGAAGAGCTTGGCGGGTTTAGAGATGCGATGTATGATTTATGCCTCAAGCTGGATTTTAACGGTTATGATTTAATTGACCTTTGTGGTACAGGTGGTGATGGTAAAAATACCTTTAATATCTCAACAATAGCATCTTTTATCACAGCTGGAGCTGGTTACCATGTCGCAAAACACGGTAATATCGGAGTATCTTCAAGCTGTGGTTCATCCAATGTCATGGAATATCTAGGCTACCAATTCAGCAACGACAAGTCTGAACTTCTACGCCAGCTTGATGAAGCCAATATCTGTTTCCTTCATGCGCCATTGTTTCACCCTGCTATGAAAACAGTTGCCCCAATACGTCGTGCATTGGGTGTTAAGACTTTCTTTAATATGCTGGGACCGTTGACAAATCCCTCCAATCCAAGATTTCAGTCCGTTGGTGTATTTAGTTTAGAATTAGCAAGACTGTATGGTTACCTATACCAAAATACAAACAAACAATATTCCATTATCCATGCATTGGACGGTTATGACGAGATATCCATGACCGGTGATTTTAAGGTAATCAACAACCAAGGAGAGAATTACTATAGCATGGAAGAGCTTGGTTTTACCCCAGTCTCAGCACAGGAATTGACGGGTGGTGAAACGATAGCAGATGCCGCCCGGACATTCTTATCGATATTGAACAATCAGGGTACAGATGTGCAGAACAATGTTGTTTTGACCAACGCCGCATTTGCGATTAAGACCTTTAAACCCGAAAAAACTTTTGGCGACTGTTTTTATGAAGCAGAAAGTTCATTGATGGAAGGGAAAGCCCTGCGCAGTTTCCAAAAAATAATCAAAAAATAA
- a CDS encoding DUF2795 domain-containing protein, whose amino-acid sequence MYWTLELASHLEDAPWPATKDELIDYAIRSGAPVEVIENLQSLEDDGEPYENIEEIWPDYPTKDDFFFNEDEY is encoded by the coding sequence ATGTATTGGACATTAGAATTAGCTTCGCATCTAGAAGATGCACCGTGGCCAGCAACAAAAGATGAATTAATCGATTACGCTATTCGTTCGGGTGCACCTGTTGAGGTGATTGAAAACTTACAATCTCTTGAGGATGATGGCGAGCCATATGAAAATATCGAAGAAATTTGGCCCGACTATCCAACAAAAGACGATTTCTTCTTCAATGAAGATGAATACTAA
- a CDS encoding ABC transporter ATP-binding protein, producing MSGKILIEIKDIAREYQIGAETIHALSSVTLNIHKGEFVALMGPSGSGKSTLMNILGCLDTPSRGEYILNGINVSDMTDDELAEVRNKEIGFVFQTFNLLPKNTALENVALPLIYAGYNKNRREEKATAALESVGLGHRMDHRPNELSGGQRQRVAVARALINDPSIILADEPTGNLDTKTSIEIMGLLEEIHSKGNTIILVTHEEDIALHAHRIVRMRDGLIENDYPNPDIKSVSPRLNALNEKGSDFENI from the coding sequence ATGTCAGGAAAGATCTTAATCGAAATCAAGGATATTGCCAGAGAATACCAGATTGGCGCTGAAACAATTCATGCCTTAAGCTCCGTAACGCTCAATATCCATAAAGGAGAATTTGTCGCCTTAATGGGGCCCTCGGGCTCAGGAAAATCCACGTTAATGAATATTCTAGGTTGCTTGGATACGCCAAGCCGAGGAGAATACATCCTCAATGGGATTAATGTGAGTGACATGACTGACGATGAACTTGCAGAAGTAAGGAACAAAGAAATTGGTTTTGTCTTTCAAACATTTAACCTATTACCAAAGAATACAGCACTTGAAAATGTTGCGCTTCCCCTAATTTACGCGGGCTATAATAAAAATAGACGTGAGGAAAAAGCCACTGCAGCGTTGGAAAGTGTTGGCTTAGGACACCGTATGGATCATAGACCTAACGAACTCTCAGGCGGACAACGACAACGTGTTGCTGTTGCAAGAGCATTGATCAACGATCCTTCCATTATACTTGCCGATGAGCCAACAGGAAACCTTGACACCAAAACTTCTATTGAAATTATGGGTCTACTGGAAGAAATTCACTCCAAAGGTAATACCATTATTCTAGTTACACACGAAGAAGATATCGCATTACATGCACATCGTATTGTACGTATGCGCGATGGGCTGATTGAAAATGATTATCCTAATCCAGATATAAAATCAGTGTCCCCAAGATTGAATGCTTTAAATGAAAAGGGAAGTGATTTCGAGAATATTTAA
- a CDS encoding 1-acyl-sn-glycerol-3-phosphate acyltransferase, with protein sequence MILLLKKLHRYWYFISVLLVFLLFFPYIYFLARRPEKNYARIARMRRWVSIGGSALAGVFFKVTYESKIDWNRSMVLCPNHTSVLDITALTYLCPAPFSFIGKASLLKNPVTRIFFKTIDIPVTRKSKVSSFKAFQRANELVRNGRSVVIFPEGKIDDSFPPQIHAFKSGAFRIAVQNDVPTVPIIIENAWDIFFDDGSKRGSRPGVVKIHVFNPIETTNFNDDNASELEKVVYDKMHSYWIMKNKSYFHNLENLQKICQERS encoded by the coding sequence ATGATCTTATTGCTCAAAAAACTCCATCGGTATTGGTATTTTATCAGCGTTCTACTTGTTTTTCTTCTGTTTTTCCCTTATATCTATTTTTTAGCACGACGCCCTGAAAAAAATTATGCTCGGATTGCCCGTATGCGGCGCTGGGTATCGATTGGTGGTTCTGCCCTAGCGGGTGTATTTTTCAAGGTGACCTATGAATCAAAAATAGATTGGAATCGTTCCATGGTATTGTGCCCCAATCATACCTCCGTGTTGGATATAACAGCCCTCACCTACTTGTGCCCCGCTCCTTTTTCATTTATTGGAAAAGCTTCTCTGCTTAAAAATCCGGTTACACGCATTTTTTTTAAAACAATAGACATTCCGGTCACAAGAAAAAGTAAAGTATCTTCTTTCAAGGCTTTTCAACGTGCCAATGAACTCGTCCGAAATGGCAGAAGTGTCGTTATCTTTCCAGAAGGAAAAATCGATGATAGTTTCCCTCCACAGATTCACGCATTTAAATCCGGAGCCTTTCGAATCGCCGTTCAGAATGATGTTCCCACAGTGCCCATTATCATAGAAAATGCCTGGGATATCTTTTTCGATGATGGATCAAAAAGGGGCTCCAGACCAGGAGTTGTTAAAATTCATGTGTTCAATCCGATAGAAACAACAAATTTTAACGATGATAATGCATCAGAACTAGAAAAAGTGGTATATGACAAAATGCATTCTTATTGGATTATGAAGAATAAATCGTATTTTCATAACCTAGAGAATCTCCAAAAAATATGTCAGGAAAGATCTTAA
- a CDS encoding molybdate ABC transporter substrate-binding protein: MRNFLLLGLTIALLGAHEIKAQEHRFDPPWNNPPESALNFTVPGIDNIPDLYGDIENPQLTVFFAGNQFMVVDDLLAAFKKEYPQYKRIFVETLPPGILAKQIKGGSVTIGNLRITHKPDIYTASKRAINEMADYFSHTQVYCYNNICLMVPKGNPANISTLNDLGNDKVRISMPNPQWEGIGEQIKASYRKAGGEQLVKKIMEDKVKDGSTYLTKIHHRESPMRVLYGQADAAPVWASEVVYQKLIGHPVEGIIIPDAQNTAATYVAAKLKNASHAQAADDFLKFINSATAKDIYKKYGFTVD; encoded by the coding sequence ATGAGAAATTTTCTATTGCTTGGTCTAACAATAGCATTATTGGGGGCCCATGAAATTAAGGCACAAGAACATCGTTTTGATCCCCCCTGGAATAATCCACCAGAATCGGCTTTAAACTTTACGGTCCCCGGGATAGACAATATTCCAGATTTATATGGTGATATCGAGAATCCGCAGCTTACTGTCTTTTTCGCGGGCAATCAATTTATGGTTGTCGATGATCTACTTGCAGCATTCAAAAAAGAATACCCACAATACAAACGTATTTTTGTTGAAACACTGCCACCAGGCATTTTAGCCAAGCAGATTAAAGGCGGTTCAGTCACGATAGGCAATCTACGCATTACGCATAAACCCGATATTTACACAGCGAGTAAACGGGCGATCAACGAAATGGCAGATTATTTTAGCCATACACAGGTGTATTGCTATAACAATATCTGTTTGATGGTTCCAAAAGGAAATCCCGCTAATATCAGCACATTGAATGATCTGGGTAATGACAAAGTTCGTATCAGCATGCCTAATCCCCAATGGGAAGGAATTGGGGAGCAGATCAAAGCATCCTATAGAAAAGCTGGGGGCGAACAACTTGTCAAAAAAATCATGGAAGATAAGGTCAAAGACGGCAGCACTTATCTGACTAAGATCCACCATCGCGAAAGCCCCATGCGTGTATTGTATGGACAGGCTGATGCGGCTCCAGTTTGGGCTTCTGAAGTCGTTTACCAAAAACTAATCGGCCATCCTGTCGAAGGCATTATCATTCCGGATGCACAAAATACAGCTGCAACTTACGTTGCTGCAAAACTGAAAAACGCGTCCCATGCACAGGCAGCAGATGACTTCTTAAAATTCATAAACTCTGCAACGGCCAAGGATATTTACAAGAAATATGGGTTTACAGTAGACTAA
- a CDS encoding DsrE family protein: MKKQFTIACILVVIMTIQAKAQDNKLLLNNHHYSGAVAKKKAYKAIYQLDSNDPKTIEKAIRNINNVLKDPRLKGRLQIELVAFSGGTEAYLKKNSQYEKPLKDLVEKGVIVAQCLNTLEEKHIAKEELFDFIGYVPSGNGELILRANEGWIIVKP; the protein is encoded by the coding sequence ATGAAAAAACAATTTACAATCGCTTGCATTCTAGTAGTGATAATGACTATTCAAGCGAAAGCACAGGACAATAAATTGTTGCTCAATAACCATCATTACAGCGGTGCCGTTGCAAAGAAAAAAGCGTATAAAGCCATTTATCAGCTGGACAGCAATGATCCAAAAACAATCGAAAAAGCAATTCGCAATATTAACAATGTCTTGAAAGACCCACGGTTAAAAGGACGTTTACAAATTGAATTGGTTGCATTTTCCGGTGGTACCGAAGCTTACCTAAAAAAGAACAGCCAATATGAGAAACCTTTGAAAGACCTGGTCGAAAAAGGCGTTATCGTAGCGCAATGCCTTAATACGTTGGAAGAGAAACATATTGCCAAAGAAGAACTATTTGATTTTATAGGCTATGTGCCTAGCGGAAATGGTGAATTAATCTTAAGAGCAAATGAAGGGTGGATTATCGTTAAACCATAA
- a CDS encoding c-type cytochrome: MDYKKLTNHLKALSWIIVALVITCTTLCVFPLKYEEHQRQTDAIEIHNDSLITHVSQFKKIAFKDNPEGKMANYGEKLIKNTYDYFYDREVKIGNKLACSSCHLNGGTKAFAAPYVGLTNVFPTYIARENKVESLEERINGCFERSMNGRAIPENSKEMRAIITYIKNISVNTVNKGRLAGQGFIKMDIPNRAADLKHGQLVFENKCTSCHGKDGQGLPQTAGKGYQYPPLWGNDSYNDGAGMARLLTAARFIKANMPLGATYDAPQLKDDEAYDVAAYINSFDRPQKTNKQLDYPNLIKKPKDSPYPPYSDNVSIEQHKLGPFNF, from the coding sequence ATGGATTATAAGAAACTTACAAATCACTTAAAGGCACTCAGCTGGATCATTGTAGCGTTGGTGATTACCTGTACAACTTTATGTGTATTTCCGTTAAAATATGAAGAACACCAAAGGCAAACAGATGCTATTGAAATACACAACGATTCCCTTATTACGCACGTTTCACAGTTTAAGAAAATCGCTTTCAAAGATAATCCCGAAGGTAAAATGGCCAATTATGGTGAAAAGCTCATCAAAAATACATACGATTATTTCTATGATAGGGAGGTCAAAATTGGAAACAAGCTTGCCTGCAGCAGCTGCCATCTCAATGGGGGCACAAAGGCTTTTGCTGCCCCTTATGTCGGGCTCACCAATGTCTTCCCAACGTACATCGCAAGGGAAAATAAGGTTGAATCACTTGAAGAGCGCATCAACGGTTGCTTTGAGCGAAGCATGAACGGCCGAGCCATTCCTGAAAATAGCAAGGAAATGAGAGCCATTATCACCTATATCAAGAACATCAGCGTAAATACCGTTAATAAAGGTCGGTTAGCAGGCCAAGGATTTATAAAAATGGATATCCCCAATCGTGCTGCGGACTTGAAACATGGTCAATTGGTCTTTGAGAATAAATGTACAAGTTGTCATGGAAAGGATGGTCAGGGACTACCTCAAACAGCGGGAAAAGGGTATCAATATCCTCCCTTATGGGGTAATGACAGCTACAATGATGGTGCTGGAATGGCACGATTGCTTACCGCGGCTCGTTTTATCAAAGCCAATATGCCTTTAGGCGCAACTTATGATGCACCTCAGTTGAAAGACGACGAGGCCTATGATGTCGCAGCATATATCAATTCTTTCGATAGACCACAAAAAACAAACAAGCAATTGGACTATCCTAATCTAATTAAAAAACCAAAAGATAGCCCCTATCCACCTTATTCCGATAACGTTAGTATAGAACAACATAAACTCGGACCTTTTAATTTTTAA
- a CDS encoding LysR substrate-binding domain-containing protein has product MDFDFRLIVFYTAAQHLNFTKTASALFISQPAVSKNIQELEKRLGIPLFERKGNNLNLTDAGQILYKYAQQIITLYNQAGQEIQELQEGRKGNLVLGASTTISQYVLPALLADFLSQYPNNCIQSFQSNSRSIEEQLIDRTLDLGITEGSTDNRALKYIPFMKDELVLVTNSQNPLLAQLKNLTLSDITRLPLVLREQGSGTRTIIENALKDNRINLSEVQIEMILPSTESIKGYLARRNSFAFLSIHTVQKEVLNNLLIIVDIPQLTIERYFYFTHLYGGLAGTPNQFLQFCLRQNLKL; this is encoded by the coding sequence ATGGATTTTGATTTTCGCTTAATTGTTTTTTATACTGCAGCGCAGCACCTTAATTTCACCAAAACGGCTTCGGCACTCTTCATCTCGCAACCTGCAGTAAGCAAAAATATCCAAGAACTGGAAAAGAGACTCGGAATACCGCTTTTCGAACGAAAGGGAAATAATCTCAATCTCACTGATGCAGGTCAAATTTTATATAAATATGCCCAACAAATTATAACACTTTATAATCAGGCTGGCCAAGAAATACAGGAATTACAGGAAGGAAGAAAAGGGAATCTGGTTTTAGGAGCGAGCACAACCATATCCCAATATGTTTTACCTGCTCTACTTGCCGATTTTCTATCGCAATATCCCAACAATTGTATCCAATCTTTTCAATCCAACAGCCGCAGTATTGAGGAACAGCTTATCGATAGAACATTGGATTTAGGTATTACGGAAGGGTCTACCGACAACCGGGCCCTAAAATACATTCCTTTTATGAAGGATGAACTCGTCTTAGTCACAAATAGCCAAAACCCATTATTAGCTCAATTGAAAAATCTAACATTATCCGATATTACACGCTTACCTTTGGTACTACGCGAGCAGGGCTCGGGTACACGAACAATTATAGAGAATGCACTAAAAGATAACCGCATCAATCTATCCGAAGTACAGATAGAAATGATCTTGCCTTCAACAGAGAGTATCAAAGGCTATCTTGCCCGTCGCAATAGCTTTGCTTTTTTATCGATTCATACAGTTCAAAAAGAAGTGTTAAATAATTTATTGATCATTGTCGATATCCCGCAATTGACAATAGAACGTTATTTCTATTTTACCCATTTATATGGAGGACTTGCCGGTACGCCCAACCAGTTTCTGCAATTCTGTCTACGGCAAAACCTCAAGTTATAA
- a CDS encoding dipeptidase, whose product MQNIKEYVEANKQRFLDELFDLLRLPSVSADPKFKGDVQKTAEFVAEKLREAGADNVEVCPTAGNPIVYGEKIIDPALPTVLTYGHYDVQPADPYELWDTPPFEPTVRDGKIYARGSADDKGQFYMHVKAFEYMIKNDALACNIKFMIEGEEEVGSVNLGTFVKENTERLKADVIVISDTSMISMDQPSLETGLRGLSYVEVEVTGPNRDLHSGVYGGAVANPATILAKLIASLHDENNHIAIPGFYDDVVELTAEERKALNEAPFDIEEYKTDLGIQNIWGEKGFTTLERTGIRPTLEVNGIWGGYIGEGAKTVLPSKANAKISMRLVPNQNSHLITELFKKHFESIAPDYVKVEVKPHHGGEPVVTPTDSVAYKAAEKALHDTFGVKPIPTRGGGSIPIVALFEEVLGLKTVLLGFGLDSDNLHSPNEKYGIENYLMGISTIPLFHKYYAELSK is encoded by the coding sequence ATGCAAAACATTAAAGAATATGTAGAAGCAAATAAACAACGATTTTTGGATGAGTTGTTTGATTTATTGCGTTTACCATCAGTAAGTGCCGATCCTAAATTCAAAGGAGATGTCCAAAAAACTGCTGAATTTGTTGCTGAGAAATTGCGTGAAGCCGGAGCCGACAATGTAGAAGTTTGTCCTACCGCTGGTAATCCAATCGTTTATGGAGAAAAAATTATCGATCCGGCACTTCCCACAGTGTTGACATATGGTCATTACGACGTACAACCCGCTGATCCATACGAGTTGTGGGATACCCCTCCTTTCGAACCGACGGTCCGTGATGGTAAAATTTATGCACGTGGATCTGCCGATGATAAAGGTCAGTTTTACATGCATGTAAAAGCCTTTGAATACATGATTAAAAATGATGCTTTAGCATGTAACATCAAATTTATGATTGAGGGTGAAGAGGAAGTAGGCTCAGTCAATTTGGGTACATTTGTTAAAGAAAATACAGAGAGACTGAAAGCAGATGTTATCGTTATTTCTGACACCTCGATGATCAGCATGGATCAACCATCGTTAGAAACTGGCTTACGCGGCCTTTCTTATGTTGAAGTTGAAGTTACGGGGCCTAATAGAGATTTACACTCAGGCGTATATGGTGGAGCAGTAGCTAATCCGGCCACGATATTAGCGAAACTGATTGCATCATTACATGACGAAAACAATCATATCGCTATCCCTGGATTTTATGATGATGTTGTCGAATTGACGGCTGAAGAACGTAAAGCTTTAAATGAAGCACCTTTTGACATTGAAGAATACAAAACTGACCTGGGTATCCAAAATATCTGGGGAGAAAAAGGTTTCACAACATTAGAACGCACCGGTATTCGACCAACCTTAGAAGTAAATGGTATTTGGGGTGGTTATATCGGTGAAGGCGCCAAAACAGTACTTCCATCAAAAGCGAATGCGAAAATCTCCATGCGCCTCGTGCCAAACCAAAACTCTCACCTTATTACGGAGCTTTTCAAAAAACATTTTGAATCTATTGCACCAGATTATGTGAAAGTAGAAGTTAAACCTCATCATGGTGGTGAACCTGTCGTCACACCGACCGACAGTGTTGCTTACAAAGCGGCAGAAAAAGCCCTACATGACACCTTTGGTGTCAAACCTATCCCAACGCGTGGTGGTGGTTCAATACCAATTGTTGCTCTTTTTGAAGAAGTATTGGGTTTAAAAACAGTGCTTTTGGGCTTTGGGTTGGATAGCGACAACCTACACTCGCCAAATGAAAAATATGGTATTGAGAATTACCTCATGGGAATTTCAACAATTCCATTATTTCATAAATATTACGCAGAACTGAGTAAATAA
- a CDS encoding sigma-70 family RNA polymerase sigma factor, translating into MDEIYIRKVLSGDVESYRYFIKTYKDMAFSVALSIVKEEHLAEDVVQDTFIKCYQSLSSFKGKSKFSTWFYRIVVHVAFNAIRHKKLDLVNFDLTHHDMSHEDSVLDEIIDHERKEMINDALTILPARESVALRLFYLEEQSMDEIKEIMGWTLANTKVILHRARKNMQIILSQLIKKAEYYG; encoded by the coding sequence ATGGATGAAATCTATATTCGAAAAGTTCTATCAGGCGATGTGGAATCCTATCGTTATTTTATAAAAACGTATAAGGATATGGCATTTTCTGTCGCTCTTTCTATTGTAAAGGAAGAGCATTTGGCAGAAGATGTCGTTCAGGATACATTTATAAAATGTTATCAATCGCTGTCTTCCTTTAAAGGGAAATCGAAATTTAGTACATGGTTTTACCGAATTGTTGTGCATGTTGCTTTTAATGCCATTCGTCATAAGAAACTGGATTTGGTCAATTTTGATCTAACCCACCATGACATGTCGCATGAAGATTCCGTATTGGATGAAATAATCGACCACGAAAGAAAAGAAATGATCAACGATGCACTCACTATTCTGCCCGCTCGAGAGTCTGTTGCATTACGGTTGTTCTATCTCGAAGAACAGTCGATGGATGAAATTAAAGAGATTATGGGCTGGACATTGGCGAATACCAAAGTGATCTTGCACCGGGCCCGTAAAAATATGCAGATCATTTTAAGTCAGTTAATTAAAAAAGCGGAGTATTATGGATAA